CTCCATGGAGGAAGGAAGCCTGCTGAGCCTCGGCACGGCGACGTGTTTCGCCGGCGGTCGCTCACTCATCCAGCCCGTCGTTCTCTTCCGGCTCCACGAAGCTCCCGCCGGCCGGAGGCGGTCATGCCGCCCCAGACCCCTGAGGTCATACGGAACTCGAAGGCGTACGAAAGGCATTCATCACGCACCCGACAGCCTCCACAGATCGCCTTGGCACGCATCGACGACGCATCTTCTCCGGGAAAGAAGACATCTGGGTCCATACCGACGCACGAGGCGTCGCGACGCCAGCCTTCGGATGT
The DNA window shown above is from Actinomycetota bacterium and carries:
- a CDS encoding WhiB family transcriptional regulator, whose protein sequence is MDPDVFFPGEDASSMRAKAICGGCRVRDECLSYAFEFRMTSGVWGGMTASGRRELRGAGRERRAG